The following proteins come from a genomic window of Halorussus halophilus:
- a CDS encoding Na+/H+ antiporter NhaC family protein, translated as MPTETYGLISLLPALLAIALTLASRQALLSLFAGIWLGATILVGWNPIAGGAKSLGIVVTQLTASFNVKLLLFTFLTGAMLGMIFLSGGMRSVADAIVKRVKTSRQAQIGTSLLGMTIFFDSYASTMISGSVMRPVTDRFNVSREKLAYILDSTTAPMASISVVSTWLGFEVGLIQQQFNALGIERNAFVVFVQSIPFRFYSLFALLLVFAVVLGDWNFGPMKKAERRAREEGKVLRDDANPLMETQASDIETPDHVDPRWWYFAAPIVSLVVVTIFSLWFTGGGIEKTSAALAQATGLAESVGAVFGTFDDAMKNAATADAILWAAFAGCATILAILVGHARISLDDVSDSIFEGFKMVMFPVAILTLAWSIGAISQSLGVGPYVVSISEGIITPELLPAVIFLSAALISFSIGTSWGTMGILFPVAVPLAHTLGAPIAPAIGAILTGSLFGDHCSPISDTTVLSSMFAASDHVDHVNTQIPYAALAAGVATFSFLAAGYTDIPVGVLLLVGGTVVAGLTYVFSEFVGATDSVGVAQLFE; from the coding sequence ATGCCAACTGAAACGTACGGACTGATAAGTTTACTACCAGCATTACTTGCCATCGCTCTTACGCTGGCGTCCCGACAGGCACTGCTCTCCCTGTTCGCGGGCATCTGGCTCGGGGCGACGATTCTCGTCGGGTGGAACCCCATCGCTGGCGGGGCGAAGTCACTCGGCATCGTCGTCACGCAGTTGACGGCGTCGTTCAACGTCAAGTTGCTACTGTTTACGTTCCTGACTGGCGCGATGCTCGGGATGATATTCCTCTCGGGCGGGATGCGTTCGGTCGCAGACGCAATCGTAAAGCGCGTCAAGACGAGTCGGCAGGCCCAGATAGGAACCTCCCTGCTGGGGATGACCATCTTCTTCGACTCCTACGCCTCCACAATGATTTCGGGGTCGGTCATGCGACCGGTCACCGACCGGTTCAACGTCAGCAGAGAGAAGTTGGCGTACATTCTCGACTCGACGACTGCGCCGATGGCCTCCATCTCGGTGGTCTCGACGTGGCTCGGCTTCGAAGTCGGACTCATCCAACAGCAGTTCAACGCGTTGGGCATCGAGCGCAACGCGTTCGTCGTGTTCGTTCAGTCGATTCCGTTCCGGTTCTACAGCCTGTTCGCGCTGTTGCTCGTGTTCGCCGTGGTTCTCGGCGACTGGAACTTCGGCCCGATGAAGAAAGCCGAACGGCGCGCCCGCGAGGAGGGGAAGGTGTTGCGAGACGACGCCAACCCCCTGATGGAGACGCAAGCGAGCGACATCGAGACGCCCGACCACGTGGATCCACGTTGGTGGTACTTCGCCGCGCCCATCGTCTCGCTCGTCGTCGTCACCATCTTCAGCCTCTGGTTCACCGGTGGCGGCATCGAGAAGACGAGTGCCGCGCTCGCACAAGCGACTGGTCTCGCCGAATCGGTCGGTGCCGTGTTCGGCACTTTCGACGACGCGATGAAGAACGCGGCGACAGCCGACGCGATTCTGTGGGCCGCGTTCGCTGGATGTGCGACCATCCTCGCCATCCTCGTCGGTCACGCTCGCATCTCGCTGGACGACGTGAGCGACTCCATCTTCGAGGGGTTCAAGATGGTGATGTTCCCCGTCGCCATCCTTACGCTCGCGTGGTCCATCGGCGCGATTAGCCAGTCGCTCGGCGTCGGACCGTACGTCGTCAGCATCTCGGAGGGAATCATCACGCCGGAACTGCTCCCCGCGGTAATCTTCCTCTCGGCGGCGCTGATTAGCTTCTCTATCGGCACGTCGTGGGGGACGATGGGAATCCTGTTCCCCGTCGCGGTGCCGCTGGCCCACACTCTCGGCGCGCCCATCGCCCCGGCAATCGGTGCGATTCTGACGGGGTCACTGTTCGGCGACCACTGTTCGCCGATTTCGGACACGACGGTGCTGTCGAGCATGTTCGCCGCGAGCGACCACGTGGACCACGTCAACACCCAGATTCCCTACGCCGCCTTGGCGGCAGGTGTCGCGACGTTCTCGTTCCTCGCGGCAGGCTACACTGACATACCAGTCGGCGTTCTCCTGTTGGTCGGAGGGACCGTTGTCGCTGGTCTGACCTACGTCTTCTCGGAGTTCGTCGGAGCTACGGACTCGGTCGGCGTGGCTCAGTTGTTCGAGTAG
- a CDS encoding DUF7344 domain-containing protein, translating to MSDNPVRESANESDHALQQGRAVTTPSFDTLFDLLADRRRRYALYALVGAEEGLTDLSALVDEVAMQEARNEERKLTDSLCADIADELREEHLPKIAEADIVDYDDRSETVRYWRQPTLEEYLEHTHFKEFADA from the coding sequence ATGAGCGACAACCCGGTCCGAGAGAGTGCGAACGAGAGCGACCACGCCCTCCAGCAAGGTCGCGCAGTGACGACCCCCTCGTTCGACACGTTGTTCGACCTCCTCGCAGACCGTCGGCGTCGATACGCGCTCTACGCGCTGGTCGGTGCAGAAGAAGGTCTCACCGACCTCTCCGCGCTCGTGGACGAAGTAGCGATGCAAGAAGCGCGCAACGAGGAGCGGAAACTCACCGATTCTCTCTGCGCTGACATCGCTGACGAACTCCGCGAGGAGCATCTCCCCAAAATCGCCGAAGCGGACATCGTCGATTACGACGACCGGAGCGAAACCGTCCGCTACTGGCGACAGCCGACGTTAGAGGAGTATCTCGAACACACACACTTCAAAGAATTCGCGGACGCCTAA
- a CDS encoding DUF7344 domain-containing protein, which translates to MTENRPRGNRIDDLFELLSDSHRRATIHLLARRERPIGVEQLAERIASQTWDDPSHEDVRRMHISLQHTHLPKLDDADVVECDFDAQRVEFTNWRPIEEGWQEARSWFERLDESSQHRSETP; encoded by the coding sequence GTGACCGAGAATCGTCCCCGAGGCAACCGAATCGACGACCTGTTCGAGCTGCTCTCAGACAGTCATCGCCGAGCGACGATACATCTCCTCGCAAGACGAGAGCGCCCGATTGGAGTCGAACAGCTCGCCGAACGAATCGCCTCGCAGACGTGGGACGACCCCTCTCACGAAGACGTCCGGCGGATGCACATCTCGCTCCAACATACGCATCTCCCGAAGTTAGACGACGCAGACGTCGTCGAGTGCGATTTCGATGCCCAACGCGTGGAGTTCACGAACTGGAGACCGATAGAAGAGGGGTGGCAGGAGGCTCGTTCGTGGTTCGAGCGACTGGACGAGTCCTCACAGCATCGTTCCGAAACCCCCTAA
- a CDS encoding S8 family peptidase codes for MPERQSITRRTVLQTTGSSLLALGATGLASAAPDDTVEVNVGFSGGAGRAAALDAADEVVREFVFDAATLRLPKKAATALDRNPNVRYVEANGLMEALALPWNYDRIDADVSNVNGYTGDGADVAVLDTGIDSDNGCLPNVGSGYAVVDCSGSSCNYTWDDDNGHGTQVAGIIGASESCSCTTGVAPDATLHSVKVLNDWGSGSYSDIATGIEYVADQGWDVANMSIGGSSGSQAIKDACQYAYDNGVLLVGAAGGSGPCSDSCVGYPAAYSEVIAVSATNKDDELASFSSRGSEIELCAPGQDITTIGMDGGCTTLSGTSFATAHVSGVGALLAAEGYTNTGARTHMQNTAEDLGLSAREQGYGLVDAAAAVGLDSSDD; via the coding sequence ATGCCAGAACGACAATCCATCACACGCCGAACTGTCCTGCAAACGACCGGTAGTTCGCTGCTCGCACTCGGTGCGACGGGTCTCGCTTCCGCCGCCCCCGACGACACCGTCGAAGTGAACGTCGGTTTCTCCGGTGGCGCGGGCCGTGCGGCCGCACTCGACGCGGCCGACGAAGTCGTTCGTGAGTTCGTCTTCGACGCCGCGACGCTTCGTCTGCCCAAGAAGGCCGCGACGGCACTCGATAGGAATCCGAACGTCCGCTACGTCGAAGCCAACGGCCTGATGGAAGCACTGGCGCTCCCGTGGAACTACGACCGAATCGACGCCGACGTGTCGAACGTCAACGGCTACACGGGCGACGGCGCGGACGTTGCGGTCCTCGACACCGGCATCGACAGTGACAACGGGTGTCTGCCGAACGTCGGTTCTGGGTACGCCGTCGTGGACTGCTCGGGGTCCTCGTGCAACTACACGTGGGACGACGACAACGGCCACGGCACACAGGTCGCCGGAATCATCGGCGCGAGTGAGTCCTGTAGCTGTACGACTGGCGTCGCACCCGACGCGACGCTCCACTCGGTGAAGGTGCTGAACGACTGGGGTTCGGGGTCGTACTCCGACATCGCCACTGGCATCGAGTACGTCGCCGACCAAGGCTGGGACGTGGCCAACATGAGCATCGGCGGTAGCTCTGGGTCGCAAGCAATCAAGGACGCCTGCCAGTACGCCTACGACAACGGCGTCCTGCTCGTCGGTGCCGCGGGCGGAAGCGGTCCGTGCTCGGATAGCTGTGTCGGCTATCCGGCCGCCTACTCGGAGGTCATCGCAGTCAGTGCGACCAACAAGGACGACGAACTCGCGTCTTTCTCCAGCAGAGGTTCGGAAATCGAACTGTGCGCACCGGGCCAAGACATCACGACGATAGGCATGGATGGCGGTTGCACCACGCTCTCGGGGACTTCGTTCGCCACGGCGCACGTTTCTGGCGTCGGCGCGCTGCTCGCCGCAGAGGGCTACACTAACACCGGCGCGCGAACTCACATGCAGAACACCGCCGAGGACCTCGGCCTCTCCGCCCGCGAGCAGGGCTACGGACTGGTCGATGCGGCCGCCGCAGTCGGTCTGGATTCGAGCGACGACTAA
- a CDS encoding tRNA (cytidine(56)-2'-O)-methyltransferase yields MQGEPEVAVLRLGHRPGRDERMTTHVGLTARALGADRAILAGDASKSLGTVEDITDRFGGPFEVELTDSPKAVIRDWPGLVVHLTMYGERVQDVEDEIRDAHGGGDPILAVVGSQKVSFDVYEAADMNVGVTNQPHSEVAGLAVFLDHLFESRELEREWQDADRRVVPEATGKTVVPTDEE; encoded by the coding sequence ATGCAAGGCGAACCCGAAGTCGCGGTGCTTCGACTCGGCCATCGGCCGGGCCGCGACGAGCGGATGACGACGCACGTCGGCCTGACCGCGCGGGCACTGGGGGCCGACCGTGCGATTCTCGCTGGCGACGCGAGCAAGTCGCTGGGCACTGTCGAAGACATCACCGACCGCTTCGGCGGTCCCTTCGAAGTGGAGTTGACCGACAGTCCGAAGGCCGTCATCCGCGACTGGCCGGGACTGGTGGTCCACCTGACGATGTACGGCGAGCGCGTCCAAGACGTGGAAGACGAGATTCGAGACGCACACGGGGGCGGTGACCCGATTCTGGCGGTCGTCGGTTCACAGAAGGTCTCGTTCGACGTGTACGAGGCCGCAGATATGAACGTCGGCGTGACGAACCAGCCACACTCGGAAGTCGCGGGGCTCGCGGTGTTTCTGGACCACCTGTTCGAGAGCCGAGAGTTAGAGCGCGAGTGGCAGGACGCAGACAGGCGCGTCGTCCCCGAAGCGACCGGGAAAACCGTCGTGCCGACAGACGAGGAGTAG
- the idsA3 gene encoding geranylfarnesyl diphosphate synthase: MTDASAESLEDRVLGVVEQRRELVNDAIREDLPITDPERLYEAARYILDAGGKRLRPTVLLLVAEALADVEPETAAYRSFPDVNGDPVDVMAAAVSIEVIQSFTLIHDDIMDDDDLRRGVPAVHREYDTETAILAGDTLYSKAFEILLDAEAPSDRVVGAMDVLASTCTNICEGQALDVAFENRTNVLPEEYLNMIEHKTAVLYGAAAAMPAILWGADDETVEQLYQYGIDVGCAFQIQDDVLDLTVPSEELGKQRGSDLVENKQTIITLHAREQGVDVESLVETEDVDAVTEAEISEAVAVLEDAGSIDYAKEKAETLVARGKDRLAVLPENEARELLAGIADYLIERGY; this comes from the coding sequence ATGACCGACGCGAGCGCCGAATCACTGGAGGACCGGGTGTTGGGAGTGGTCGAACAGCGACGCGAACTCGTCAACGACGCTATCCGAGAGGACCTCCCGATAACCGACCCCGAACGGCTCTACGAAGCCGCGCGCTACATCTTGGACGCCGGTGGCAAGCGCCTCCGGCCGACCGTGCTGTTGCTCGTCGCCGAGGCGCTCGCCGACGTCGAACCCGAGACGGCGGCGTATCGGTCGTTCCCGGACGTGAACGGCGACCCCGTAGACGTGATGGCCGCGGCGGTCAGCATAGAGGTCATCCAGTCGTTCACGCTCATCCACGACGACATCATGGACGACGACGACCTGCGACGGGGCGTTCCGGCGGTTCATCGGGAGTACGACACGGAGACGGCGATTCTCGCGGGCGACACGCTCTACTCGAAGGCGTTCGAGATACTGCTCGACGCCGAAGCACCGTCCGACCGCGTCGTCGGCGCGATGGACGTGCTGGCTTCGACCTGCACGAACATCTGCGAAGGCCAAGCGCTCGACGTTGCCTTCGAGAACCGAACGAACGTGCTGCCGGAGGAGTATCTGAACATGATAGAGCACAAGACCGCCGTGCTGTACGGCGCGGCGGCGGCCATGCCCGCTATCCTCTGGGGTGCCGACGACGAGACCGTCGAGCAACTCTACCAGTACGGCATCGACGTGGGCTGTGCGTTCCAGATTCAGGACGACGTACTCGACCTGACGGTGCCGAGCGAGGAACTCGGCAAACAGCGCGGTAGCGACCTCGTCGAGAACAAACAGACCATCATCACGCTCCACGCCCGCGAACAGGGCGTGGACGTGGAGTCGCTGGTCGAGACCGAGGACGTAGACGCGGTGACGGAAGCCGAAATCTCCGAGGCGGTGGCCGTCCTCGAAGACGCCGGGAGCATCGACTACGCAAAGGAGAAAGCGGAGACGCTCGTCGCTCGCGGTAAGGACCGACTGGCGGTGCTGCCGGAGAACGAGGCGCGCGAACTGCTCGCGGGCATCGCGGACTACCTCATCGAGCGCGGCTACTGA
- a CDS encoding helix-turn-helix domain-containing protein, producing the protein MVVILDVSIPADQFALGRVFEDQPDVEVELEKVVPLGKGIMPLFWISGADPEQIEASLRDDPLTNDVTILAEEGDRTLYQLDWAPEINSIIQPLVQTDGRVLEAEGNAEEWEFRLRFHDRDRVAAFRQECRDHSLDVEILRLYNPEFPHENGILTDEQTEAILTAYEEGYWEVPRDTTLSELATELDISDNSVSQRIRRGISTLVRETLVTDR; encoded by the coding sequence ATGGTCGTCATCCTCGACGTGTCGATACCCGCCGACCAGTTCGCTCTCGGACGTGTGTTCGAGGACCAACCCGACGTGGAAGTAGAACTCGAAAAGGTGGTCCCACTGGGGAAGGGTATCATGCCGCTGTTCTGGATTTCGGGGGCTGATCCCGAACAGATCGAAGCCTCGCTCCGAGACGACCCCTTGACCAACGACGTGACGATTCTCGCGGAGGAGGGCGACCGAACGCTCTATCAGTTGGACTGGGCACCCGAGATAAACAGCATCATCCAACCGCTGGTCCAGACGGACGGCCGCGTCCTCGAAGCCGAGGGCAACGCCGAGGAGTGGGAGTTCCGCCTTCGCTTCCACGACAGGGACCGAGTCGCGGCGTTTCGCCAGGAGTGTCGAGACCACTCGCTCGACGTCGAGATACTCCGCCTCTACAACCCGGAGTTCCCCCACGAAAATGGGATACTCACCGACGAACAGACCGAAGCCATCCTCACTGCGTACGAAGAAGGATACTGGGAAGTGCCACGAGACACCACGCTGTCGGAACTGGCGACCGAACTCGACATCAGCGACAACTCGGTCTCTCAGCGGATTCGACGTGGCATCTCGACGCTGGTCAGAGAGACGCTCGTCACCGACCGGTGA
- a CDS encoding BsuPI-related putative proteinase inhibitor, with amino-acid sequence MAFESSVAVQQSDDHVEFALQVENASEAEANLTFRSGLSADFAVLEDGEEIWRASDGQMFTQALRTESFDAGETKVYPAAWDDARPGDYTVVATLEVQEEDVEARAEFSV; translated from the coding sequence ATGGCATTCGAGAGTTCCGTCGCAGTCCAGCAGTCCGACGACCACGTCGAGTTCGCGCTCCAAGTCGAGAACGCGAGCGAAGCGGAAGCGAACCTGACCTTCCGGAGCGGTCTGAGCGCCGACTTCGCAGTACTGGAAGACGGCGAGGAAATCTGGCGGGCCAGCGACGGCCAGATGTTCACCCAAGCCCTCCGCACCGAGTCGTTCGACGCCGGGGAAACGAAGGTGTATCCGGCCGCGTGGGACGACGCTCGACCCGGGGACTACACGGTGGTCGCCACGTTGGAAGTACAAGAAGAAGACGTCGAAGCGCGAGCAGAGTTCTCGGTCTGA
- a CDS encoding ribonuclease J, translated as MEIEIATIGGYEEVGRQCTAVRAGEDVVIFDMGLNLSKVLLHDNVETEKLHSLDLIDMGAIPDDRVMSDLEGDVQAIVPTHGHLDHIGAISKLAHRYNAPIVATPFTIELVKQQIQGEEKFGVENDLVKMDPGETMSIGDSGNVDLEFVNVTHSIIDAINPVLHTPEGAVVYGLDKRMDHTPVLGDPIDMERFREIGREGEGVLAYIEDCTNAGRKGRTASESVARAELKDVMYSVQDYDGGIVATTFSSHIARVKSLVEFAHDIGRQPVLLGRSMEKYSGTAERLNFVDFPEDMGMFGHRKSVDRTFKRIMKEGKENYLPIVTGHQGEPRAMLTRMARGETPYELNDGDKVIFSARVIPEPTNEGQRYQAERLLKMQGARIYDDVHVSGHLREEGHYEMLDALQPQHIIPAHQDMKGFAPYVDLCESQGYTLGRDLHVTRNGNLIQLVE; from the coding sequence ATGGAAATAGAAATCGCAACAATTGGCGGTTACGAAGAAGTCGGACGGCAGTGTACTGCCGTCCGCGCAGGCGAAGACGTTGTCATCTTCGACATGGGGCTGAACCTGTCGAAGGTGCTGCTGCACGACAACGTCGAGACAGAGAAACTACACAGCCTCGACCTCATCGACATGGGCGCGATTCCGGACGACCGCGTGATGTCGGACCTCGAAGGCGACGTACAGGCCATCGTGCCGACGCACGGTCACTTGGACCACATCGGTGCCATCAGCAAACTGGCTCACCGATACAACGCACCCATCGTCGCCACGCCGTTCACCATCGAACTGGTGAAACAGCAGATTCAGGGCGAGGAGAAGTTCGGCGTCGAAAACGACCTCGTGAAGATGGACCCCGGCGAGACGATGTCCATCGGGGACAGCGGAAACGTAGACCTCGAATTCGTCAACGTCACACACTCCATCATCGACGCAATCAACCCGGTCCTGCATACGCCGGAAGGCGCAGTCGTCTACGGACTGGACAAGCGAATGGACCACACGCCCGTGCTGGGCGACCCCATCGACATGGAGCGGTTCCGAGAGATCGGCCGCGAGGGCGAGGGCGTCCTCGCGTACATCGAGGACTGTACGAACGCAGGCCGAAAAGGCCGCACGGCCAGCGAGTCCGTCGCGCGTGCGGAACTGAAAGACGTGATGTACTCCGTCCAGGACTACGACGGCGGCATCGTGGCGACGACGTTCTCCAGCCACATCGCCCGCGTGAAGAGCCTCGTGGAGTTCGCCCACGACATCGGTCGCCAGCCGGTACTCCTCGGTCGCTCGATGGAGAAGTACAGCGGCACCGCCGAGCGCCTGAACTTCGTGGACTTTCCCGAAGACATGGGCATGTTCGGCCACCGCAAGAGCGTGGACCGCACGTTCAAACGAATCATGAAGGAGGGCAAGGAGAACTACCTGCCTATCGTCACTGGCCACCAGGGCGAACCGCGCGCGATGCTCACCCGGATGGCTCGCGGCGAGACGCCGTACGAACTCAACGACGGTGACAAGGTCATCTTCTCGGCACGGGTCATTCCGGAGCCGACCAACGAGGGCCAGCGGTATCAGGCCGAGCGACTCCTGAAGATGCAGGGTGCGCGCATCTACGACGACGTCCACGTTTCGGGCCACCTCCGCGAGGAAGGCCACTACGAGATGCTAGACGCGCTCCAGCCCCAGCACATCATCCCGGCTCACCAAGACATGAAAGGGTTCGCGCCGTACGTGGACCTCTGTGAGAGCCAGGGCTACACGCTGGGCAGAGACCTGCACGTGACCCGAAACGGCAACCTCATCCAACTCGTCGAATAA
- a CDS encoding S8 family peptidase codes for MVHQPDGISRRSVLKVAGASLATTAVSPLGAAADDQTVEVNVGFSAERGRQAAFDAADHVVREFGSIDVVTLRAAKKAVAGLENNPNVRYVEANETVEALAQTLPWGQDRVDSEVAHSNGETGAGADVAIIDTGIDSNHPDLEANIGKGRAFTGGIESSNWEDDNGHGTHCAGIADAIDNSQGVVGVSTEATLHAVKVLTASGSGTTSDVAAGIEYVGDQGWDVGSLSLGGGASQTLKDACEYAYGQGVLLVAAAGNDGPCTDCVGYPAAYDECVAVSSTNQNDELSSFSSQGPQVELAAPGSNIYSTYLAGTYDTLSGTSMACPHVSGAGGQLMADGYTNTEARSRLKNTAEDIGLGANESGSGLLDAAAALGLDSSNST; via the coding sequence ATGGTACACCAACCCGATGGCATCTCGCGTCGTTCCGTTCTGAAAGTCGCCGGTGCATCGCTTGCGACGACAGCTGTGAGTCCGCTCGGAGCGGCCGCAGACGACCAGACCGTCGAGGTGAACGTCGGCTTTTCCGCCGAGCGTGGCCGACAGGCCGCCTTCGACGCGGCCGACCACGTCGTCCGCGAGTTCGGCTCTATCGACGTCGTCACGCTCCGCGCGGCGAAGAAAGCGGTCGCAGGGCTCGAAAACAACCCCAATGTCCGGTACGTCGAAGCGAACGAAACCGTCGAGGCACTTGCCCAGACGCTCCCGTGGGGACAGGACCGCGTCGATTCGGAAGTCGCTCACAGCAACGGCGAGACGGGTGCTGGTGCCGACGTCGCCATCATCGACACCGGTATCGACAGCAACCACCCGGACCTGGAGGCCAACATCGGGAAGGGCCGCGCGTTCACGGGCGGCATCGAGTCTTCCAACTGGGAAGACGACAACGGTCACGGTACCCACTGCGCCGGCATCGCCGACGCCATCGACAACAGCCAGGGCGTCGTCGGCGTCTCGACGGAAGCGACGCTCCACGCCGTGAAGGTCCTGACCGCGTCGGGGTCCGGCACTACCTCGGACGTCGCCGCCGGCATCGAATACGTCGGCGACCAGGGCTGGGACGTCGGGAGCCTCAGCCTCGGCGGCGGTGCCTCCCAGACGCTGAAAGACGCCTGCGAGTACGCTTACGGACAGGGCGTCCTACTCGTCGCCGCGGCGGGCAACGACGGACCGTGTACGGACTGTGTCGGATATCCCGCGGCGTACGACGAGTGCGTCGCCGTGAGTTCGACGAACCAGAACGATGAACTGTCGAGTTTCTCTTCGCAGGGGCCACAGGTCGAACTCGCCGCGCCCGGGTCGAACATCTACTCGACGTACCTCGCCGGGACGTACGACACGCTCTCGGGCACCTCGATGGCGTGCCCGCACGTCTCCGGCGCTGGTGGCCAACTAATGGCCGACGGATACACCAACACTGAAGCGCGGAGTCGGCTGAAGAACACGGCCGAGGACATCGGACTTGGTGCGAACGAGTCCGGTTCCGGACTGCTCGACGCCGCCGCGGCGCTCGGCCTCGATTCGAGCAACAGTACGTGA
- a CDS encoding bacterio-opsin activator domain-containing protein, which translates to MPDNRPTVPSVRVLAVDESGPPAPLATDDKFSVTTVESVECALDLLADDAGTIDCVVSEYELPDSDGIELLESVRDDQPNLPFVFLTGAGNERVASEAIGKGATDYLPKSVDGEELRNRVQRAVATTTVESDSGLSGDRMRELTTAFPDLAFILDETGRYLEVLSGPGTDSLQTVGQQELVGRNLQDVFPEERAEQFLEHIELTLETGSVETLEYDAETTAGIRWYEGRTAPLGEPIDGRDVVVWVARDVTDRRADERRLAEHRDELATLSRVNDLINNILQSLVGSTSREEIEATVCERLANSGFYQFAWVGTPWTDTDGIRLNCVAGAERDPVESLVEATTGREEGNSISYVVEENDPVVVSNVEDEPRINERERELMVELGIASAILVPVTYGNTNFGVLGVAGTRAGAFSDRERTAFEALGEIVGFAINAVKNRQLLHTDTSVELEFLDTTSDKPLRRLSEEFDCRFELQGTVPIADDLLIEYVSVEGASPEKLVQRASSDSSVEESRVVTDDGDSGLVELVLSSSDVHRLIDLGTAVKTAVTDHGEVRLVAEAPPDADVREIVDAYRSAYPDTELVGKREVTDTERTSREYHRPLSEKLTDKQLTALRAAYFAGYYEYPRDSTAQEVAESLGVSSPTVHQHLQAAERKMLSSYLDQ; encoded by the coding sequence GTGCCAGACAACCGCCCGACAGTCCCGTCCGTCCGAGTGCTCGCCGTAGACGAATCTGGGCCGCCAGCGCCGCTCGCGACGGACGACAAGTTCTCGGTCACGACCGTCGAGTCAGTCGAGTGTGCACTCGATTTGCTGGCCGACGATGCGGGCACTATCGACTGCGTGGTCAGCGAGTACGAACTCCCCGATTCGGACGGCATCGAGTTGTTGGAGAGTGTTCGCGACGACCAACCGAACCTCCCGTTCGTGTTTCTCACCGGTGCCGGAAACGAACGAGTTGCCAGCGAGGCCATCGGCAAAGGAGCGACCGACTACCTCCCGAAGTCAGTCGATGGAGAGGAACTTCGCAATCGGGTCCAGCGAGCGGTCGCGACGACGACCGTCGAGAGCGACTCGGGGTTGTCCGGCGACCGAATGCGAGAGTTGACCACCGCGTTTCCCGACCTGGCGTTCATCTTGGACGAGACCGGCCGATATCTGGAAGTCCTCTCTGGGCCCGGAACCGACAGCCTTCAGACGGTTGGCCAACAGGAGTTGGTCGGCCGGAACCTCCAGGACGTGTTTCCGGAGGAGCGGGCAGAGCAGTTCCTCGAACACATCGAACTGACGCTGGAAACGGGGTCAGTAGAGACCCTAGAGTACGATGCGGAGACGACCGCAGGCATCCGGTGGTACGAGGGGCGAACCGCGCCGCTCGGCGAACCGATAGACGGTCGCGACGTCGTCGTCTGGGTCGCCCGCGACGTCACCGACCGTCGAGCAGACGAGCGAAGACTAGCCGAACACCGCGACGAGTTGGCGACCCTGAGCCGGGTCAACGACCTGATAAACAACATCCTCCAGTCGCTCGTCGGTTCGACGTCGCGCGAAGAGATAGAAGCGACCGTCTGCGAGCGGTTGGCCAACTCCGGGTTCTACCAATTCGCGTGGGTCGGGACGCCGTGGACTGACACCGACGGAATCCGCTTGAACTGCGTCGCAGGTGCCGAGCGTGACCCAGTCGAGAGTCTCGTCGAGGCGACGACGGGCCGCGAGGAAGGCAATTCCATCTCGTACGTCGTCGAGGAGAACGACCCCGTCGTGGTCTCCAACGTCGAAGACGAACCGCGGATAAACGAGCGCGAACGCGAGTTGATGGTCGAACTCGGGATTGCCTCCGCAATCTTAGTTCCGGTCACGTACGGAAACACGAACTTCGGCGTCCTCGGCGTCGCCGGAACCCGGGCCGGAGCGTTTAGCGACCGGGAGCGGACCGCCTTCGAGGCGTTGGGCGAAATCGTCGGATTCGCTATCAACGCAGTGAAGAACCGTCAGTTGCTCCACACCGACACGTCCGTCGAACTGGAGTTTCTGGACACCACGTCCGACAAACCGCTGCGGCGACTGTCGGAGGAGTTTGACTGCCGTTTCGAACTGCAAGGGACAGTCCCCATCGCAGACGACTTGCTCATCGAGTACGTCTCTGTCGAAGGCGCATCGCCCGAAAAACTGGTCCAGCGAGCGAGTAGCGATTCGTCGGTCGAGGAGTCGCGGGTCGTCACCGACGACGGTGATTCCGGCCTCGTGGAACTCGTTCTCTCTTCTTCGGACGTGCACCGACTGATAGACCTCGGAACGGCAGTCAAGACTGCCGTCACGGACCACGGCGAGGTTCGACTCGTCGCAGAAGCCCCGCCCGACGCCGACGTGCGCGAAATCGTTGACGCGTACCGTTCTGCCTACCCAGACACCGAACTCGTCGGCAAGCGAGAGGTGACAGACACCGAGCGGACGAGTCGAGAGTACCACCGACCGTTGAGCGAGAAGTTGACCGACAAGCAACTGACCGCGCTTCGAGCGGCGTACTTCGCAGGCTACTACGAGTACCCCCGCGACAGCACCGCCCAAGAGGTCGCCGAATCGCTCGGCGTCTCGTCGCCGACAGTCCACCAGCACTTGCAGGCGGCCGAGCGAAAGATGTTGTCTTCCTACCTCGACCAGTAA